The Rudaeicoccus suwonensis sequence ATCGGTCAGGCCGAATCGCATCGACACCACGCCGGCCTCACGCTCGGAGAGGGTGTCCAGCACGGAGTGCAGCTGCTCCTGCAGGAGCGTGAAGCTGACCGCGTCCGCCGGGACGACCGCCTCGGAGTCCTCGATGAGGTCACCGAACTCGCTGTCGCCGTCCTCGCCGAGGGGGGTGTGCAGCGAGATGGGCTCACGGCCGTACTTCTGGACCTCGACGACTTTCTCAGGCGTCATGTCGAGTTCCTTGGCCAGTTCCTCCGGCGTGGGCTCACGACCCAGGTCCTGCAGCATCTGCCGCTGTACGCGGGCGAGCTTGTTGATGACCTCGACCATGTGCACCGGAATGCGGATGGTGCGTGCCTGGTCGGCCATGGCACGGGTGATCGCCTGCCGGATCCACCACGTGGCGTAGGTGGAGAACTTGTAACCCTTGGTGTAGTCGAACTTCTCGACCGCACGGATCAGACCCAGGTTGCCCTCCTGGATCAGGTCCAGGAACAACATCCCGCGACCGGTGTACCTCTTGGCCAGCGACACCACCAGACGCAGGTTGGCCTCCAACAGGTGGTTCTTGGCCTTCTTGCCGTCTTGCGCGATCCACCACAGCTCGCGCTTGAGCTTCATCTCGATCTTGTCGCCGGAGTTGAGTTTCTCCTCGGCGAACAGGCCGGCCTCGATGCGCTTGGCGAGTTCGACCTCCTGCTCGGCGTTCAGCAGCGCGACCTTGCCGATCTGCTTCAGGTAGTCCTTGACCGGGTCCGCAGTAGCACCGGCGGTCACGACCTGCTGAGCAGGCGCGTCGTCCTCGTCGTCCTGACGCAGCACGAAACCACCGGTCTCGGACTCCTCCTCAACAGCAGGACCGCCGGCCGCCTCGTCACCCTTGGCGCCCTCGGCGACGATCGCCTCGTCGGTCAACTCGACGTCGATCTCGACTTCTTCGGTCGACTCGACGGCCTCGTGGGAGTCGGCCTTGGCCGCAACCTTCTTGGCGGCAGACTTCTTCGCCGGTGCAGCCTTGGCGGCCTTCTTCGCTGTCGGAGCAGCGGCTTTCTTGGCCGCCGCAGGCTCAGTGGCCTTCTTGGCCGCAGCCTTCTTGGCGGGAGCGGCCTTGGTGGCCGCTGCCTTTGCGGGGCTGGTCTTGGCGGGTGTCGCCTTCGCCGTCTTGGTGGTGCGGCGGGTCGTGGTCGTCGCGACAGCACGCTGGGCTGTCTCGGCATCCAGCGTCACGGCGATGCCGTGCTCGTCCAGCGCCCGCAGCACTGTCTTCATCCGCTGAGGCGCGATCTGCGCAGCCTCAAGTGCGACCTTCAACTCGGAGCTGCACACCGCACCGTTGGTCTGACCGCTCGCCATGAGCTGTTGCAGAGCCGGGTGAGCGAACTCGGCGGGCAACGCTGGTGCGGAGGGGGTATTCGACACTGGGTCCACCAACTACCTTCCAAAAGCTATCGGGCCGGGGCGCGCAGACACCACGACATTGCCGTCGGGGGCGACGGCGACCGAGGTTGGGGGTTTTACCGCAACACCGCGGCCGGGAGGTCGTCCGCGAAGTGCTTCGACACCATTATAAAACGAGCCAGCCACCAGTTCATTCCATCCGGGGATTCCAGACGGACGCCGATGCGGCCACATCTTCGTCCTGTATGCCGAAATCTGTTGCACCACAATCGCTTTCAATTCATCAGCGATACCCGACAGAGGTACAGATCAGTCGGCATCGGGCTTGACCGCGAGCACCGGACATGCCGCGTCGAGCAGGATCCGCTGCGCGTGCGCTCCCAGTATCAGCTTGCCGACGGCGGTACGGCGACGGAGACCGATCACCAGCAGGTCAGCGGTTTCCTCCTCGGCTATGCGTAGCAGTTCGTCGCTGGACTCGACGCCCGGCGGCACCGACCGCACTTCATAGCTGACGTCGAGCCCACCGAGCGCTTCGAGTTGGGTTCGAGCCTCCCCCGCC is a genomic window containing:
- a CDS encoding RNA polymerase sigma factor, which produces MSNTPSAPALPAEFAHPALQQLMASGQTNGAVCSSELKVALEAAQIAPQRMKTVLRALDEHGIAVTLDAETAQRAVATTTTRRTTKTAKATPAKTSPAKAAATKAAPAKKAAAKKATEPAAAKKAAAPTAKKAAKAAPAKKSAAKKVAAKADSHEAVESTEEVEIDVELTDEAIVAEGAKGDEAAGGPAVEEESETGGFVLRQDDEDDAPAQQVVTAGATADPVKDYLKQIGKVALLNAEQEVELAKRIEAGLFAEEKLNSGDKIEMKLKRELWWIAQDGKKAKNHLLEANLRLVVSLAKRYTGRGMLFLDLIQEGNLGLIRAVEKFDYTKGYKFSTYATWWIRQAITRAMADQARTIRIPVHMVEVINKLARVQRQMLQDLGREPTPEELAKELDMTPEKVVEVQKYGREPISLHTPLGEDGDSEFGDLIEDSEAVVPADAVSFTLLQEQLHSVLDTLSEREAGVVSMRFGLTDGQPKTLDEIGKVYGVTRERIRQIESKTMSKLRHPSRSQVLRDYLD
- a CDS encoding universal stress protein; protein product: MAVVVGYVPTREGQAALLRAATEASVRGTPLIVLDSTRPADDAAADGASAGEARTQLEALGGLDVSYEVRSVPPGVESSDELLRIAEEETADLLVIGLRRRTAVGKLILGAHAQRILLDAACPVLAVKPDAD